The sequence cAGCGTTTCTTCAGTCagtcgagaatggttttattaatcgtttcaggTTGTCCTTACACTGCGGATACCTGGGCGTCGACttgttaagtcgtatcttccaNNNNNNNNNNNNNNNNNNNNNNNNNNNNNNNNNNNNNNNNNNNNNNNNNNNNNNNNNNNNNNNNNNNNNNNNgtatccatggcgtttgattttcaatgCCAGCGATCTTCCACCGGAATGGTTGCCGCAGAACCCAAAATGTACTTCCTTTATCACTTTTCTTGCAttttccccttccaggcacgttatgagtggtccggagaatctccatttgtaaatttcgccgTCCACTGTTACGTAATGCGCagcctgtgttcggactttgtGGGCTGCCCATTTTTCGGTGGGCAGGTGTCcgttgataatgtagtctcgaattgtctgcagccatggggtatcgcagccgtaatcagattgctccgattgcggttgtatcgtaacttcttcttcctcgtcatcttgaccttctatgaggttgacgacgattggtggtccgatgcccggatgttcgatgaacttGACCGGAATTACTCTTTTAAGTcctgggtcagaacttgatgctaaggccgcgagagcatctgcctggacattttcggaacggggaattcgcgtaagggcaaaacagtTAAACTCTTGAGATAGattttggaccagtttgaggtacgcgtccatccgttcgtccctggcttcatactctccgctgaactgacttgccactaactgggagtcgcagtaagcgtggatgtttcgtatcttcaagccgtgagccaaacacagccctgcgatgagtgcttcatattcggcctcgttgtttgaggcgtggaattccagcctgaatgattgctctaagatctcgctcgtcggaaatgtgaggcgaattccgatgcctgatccctgcttggatgaggatccgtcgacgtggaggagcctcgttggttatggtcccTGTCGGtagttcgaccaagaagtctgcAAGCACTTGTGATTTTGCGCTTATTCTCGATCGGTACTCGACATCGTACTCGCTCAATTCGACCGCCCATttgatgtacaagaacaaaggtaCGTTATCTTGCCAAcacagcgatgtacaagaacaaaggttccccctccacgggttttgcaaggactggaggggaagctaaataccgcttcagctgttggaaagcgttttcgcattcttccgaccattcgaattttttatttccccgtaagacatcgtagaaggACAGGCACTTGTCcgttgatcgtgaaataaatcGGTTAAGTGTTGCGACCCTACCGGTCAGCCTTTGggcttcccgcttattcttcggtgaagccatctcgatcagtgcgttgatctgttttggattagcttcgatgccgcggtatgtgactaggtagccgaggaattcccctaatgccacggcaaacctgcattttgtcgggttgagcttcatgttatgggaatttaactgcgcgaaacattcctagagatgtgatacgtgatcctttgctttgagggatttgacgagcatgtcgtcgatgtaaacctccatcgttttaccgagttgtttgaagaacatacggttcacgagtcgttggtaagttgcgccagcgtttttgagcccgaagggcattaccctgtagcaataggttccgcgatcggtaatgagCACAGTCTTCTCGCGATTGTCAGGGTTcattataatttgattgtaacctgagaaggcgtccatgaaagacagaagttcaTTACCCAccgttgcttctactaatcgatcgatgtgtggcagagggaaactatcttttggacaggccttgtttaggtcggtaaaatccacgcaaactcgccatttcccgtttttctttttgactactacagggttagcgagccagtctggataccttacttccgttattgacccgACTCTAAGCAATTTTTTGACCTCGTCATTTACCGCAGAAGCCCTTtcgggtcctagcttccgccttttttgtttgacgggtttgaaggtcggatcgatatttaattcgtgacacgttatgttaatatcgatccctggcatatcttccgcggcccatgcgaaagtattgaagttcttttttagacaggttatgagctctgtcctcaaaggctcgcggagattggctcagATCTCGATGCATCGTTCCGGaaatgcttcgtcgagacagactgtgaccacaggttcgcaagttggttcgcgtttttcctctaggtccgtgatgttacgagactgccagaaaAGTTTCGctgaatcttgacttcgcgaatccTTGTTGGAGATCTTTCTCTCCGCTTTTCTAGGAGtggtctcgaggtctggtctttttcgtttttgttctgcggcgtaacacacctgtgatactcttgggtttcctcatattacctcgactccgttaggtgttgggaacttgaggcaaagatggtacgttgatgggaaggcacgcatggtgttcaaccatagcgttcccatgataacgttgtaagatgcgggacggtcaacgactagaaactctgtgactcttgtcacggtttCGGatttgactgcgagattaatcgacccgtaggccatggttgtttctcccgaaagtccagtagtgggctagggtatttcacgatttcggattgatcgatccccattttctcgagagtatcctTGATGATGATATCGGCGGAACTTCCAGTGTCGATTAGAACCCTAGTGACGTCGACATCTCGGATCGTcagctcgataacaaggagatcgtttcgaagtttggctcgatcgaccgttgctccccccgtgaacgagatgacgttcgcgcacgtcGAGTCTTGCATATTGTTCCTGATCGCCGAGCGGCTTTtccgggttagattgatccgtagagccccctccttctagccCCAAACTGTGGGAaacgaaattcgcactgtcgattttggtttaaattaggaaactaggaaaaacctaatttctcagaggtcccgaagatctgttaataccacactcTAAGCAATAAGAACACGAAATATTaacgacaaagtacaaaaatcgtaaaaagagacaaaatagatcttattctgaatccgtgtttgagcgttacaacaaggtataagcctgggctcgagagctgtcggcgagattcctagttctagcaacacTAAGaaggctaaacctaattgagtcgcagctcgaaataacaaaaacgaaaatatgcctaaatcgctctaagttctaagtttgctccgaaaaaagtctccctcatgcctctcgcctagaactccttctatactggctcctaggtcggtttacgcttttcctcttctgcccttaagccttcatagcataaaaatggagatattccattttttccgatcttcgtaattatcctcaaattttcgtatttatccgcggaaacttgacatttatctttccttgcaaaccaagcgttaaccgtcatgcggcttacgggctgttggttaagaaatcgtaagttgggcctcgagtcatgtcgtAGTACCTTTTGGGctgtcttctgactcgaagcatttattacggtttctttcgataaagaacgaactttccgcggtttttaccgtaaagtttgatcgatgacttataatggcgggaaacatgaaatgggttcacTACTGTCTTTGGGAGAttgcatcgaagggtagacgagaatgcatggactaatgtcgttaTCGAtatttcggaagagctcggtcgctatcgagcggaacacgcgttcggtcgctgcgtagcgaccttgggctgtcttctgactcgaagcatttattacggtttctttcgataaagaacgaactttccgcggtttttaccgtaaagtttgatcgatgacttagaatggcggaaaacatgaaatgggttcgctacggtcttcgggagatagcatcgaagggtagacgagaatgcatggactaatgtcgtatcgacgtatcggaagagctcggtcgctacgtagcgatcgagcggaacaaGCGTTTGGTCATTGCGTAGCGatctttttcgagctcttgtccgatgtctcgtgtttcctccgcaaagcttttcgtaagaaagaatctatttcgaaaaagtatttgtcgaagaaagttctcattttcttcctcggacgttttgaatgttaacttcatcgtaaccgtttttgaccccaacagtcaATGCATCCACCTCGGCCTTGGCAGTAGTTTTATCTTCCATCCTCTCCCCAAAATGGAATAGTTGAGACGCCGCCTGCGTCAACATAATCCAACCTATAAAGAGAGACGTTGCGAAATCAAGACAAAGAACATGGCATGCTACCTGGAGTAGGTCACCCTGAAGAGAGCGGAGGGCCGCAAAGGAGTCCCCATCCAATGACAGACGAGCAGGAACCAAAGGAACCGCTTTTCCACGAGGATGCAAATGATACCTAAACTCCCCCACCGTTCAAAGGAGAGATAGAATAACAATATAGAACTTCAGCGACTCCAACGGTAAAACCCTCAAGATCACCGAGATTCTGCATAGCTATCAAGATCCTCCAGGAGGGAGGATTCAGCTGTCCAGGGGAGATCTTCACTGCCTTCGAAATCTCAGCCACCAAAGAAGGAATCTGGTCTCCGAAACCCGATTCGAAGAAACCTTCGTATACAGGGATCTCACCCAGCTCAAAATCCGAAACCCTATCAAAAGGACCAGGGATCCGAATGGTAACGTCGTCGGGAAGACAAAACTTCTTTCTCCAGTTTGCGACCTCCTCTACTCCTATTACCGATAGAGGACCCACTGGCGAAAGTCTGTCTCCTCCCGGAGGAGGCGGAGCCACTCCAATAGCAGCATTCCTGAGTTCCTCTATTTCGGTGGTCAGGTCCAGAGAAGATTCTGAGGAATCCATGGACTCGCAGGCCTCGTTTCCAACCCTACGTGTTGAGTGAACCCTAGTACCTATCGAAGAGGAGCCGAGGGCGAGATCTAGTCAGTTTGTCATCCTAAAAGGTTCGGATTAAAGGATGGGGAGAAAGAAAGTGTTACCTGAGAGAATGAAGACCTAGGCCTGAGTAATGGAGATCTCGCGAGATTTTGGTGAGAAAGAATAGGAAACCGAAAAGTCCAGGCAGCAAAAACGgggaaacaaaatcaaaaaccctaagATTGACTTACACGCGGCAAAAAAGTGAGACTGCGCGGGAAAACGAGTCTCGAAGCACGATAAGGGAACCTATACCCTCAGTCCTGGGGACCCGAAGAACTAACAAGATCTTGGGGAACCCATTACCAGTATCATCTCTCCCACTCTCTCCAGCCTGTACACATCTTAACATCAGAGTTCCGGCCCCACCATCTTCAGAAGATAGAAGGAATTACTACTAGACTCCGGTCAAACAAGAAGGAATCGATCCTCACCTGGGTTCAGAATGAGTTCCGGCTTGAGTGGAACCTAGGATAGCAAGATCAATGGAACGGGGTTCTGCCTAAGgggagcctgctgagaatgagcaaccccggttgacttgagtgcacaggttattctccgacttcgatgacgaaatcgaaaaataaggggcaaactgttggggaaaaataccccgatatcatttcctccagcgtccaggcaggacccagaccctcgggtccccgataagggaatgctccaggtccccgctggaaggaaccccgagctcggtccctggaaccgagctcccttccaaaaaatggaaaacttccgacaaggaaagccttccatatttccgaatatggaagagtttaacctgaTGAAACCGACtcctagacgactatataagagctactaaaaccctaaagcaagggatcgacttctccaagACTTAGAGGCTAGAgctagacggctagaattagggttcttcttcAATACCTTGTAACCCCGTTTATTCTTgttgttctatctaataaaacgtctcttcaagtctttCTCTTCATTATTCTCTCAAATCCTTACGAAATACCTACAAGCATCCTCAAATACATTCGGTTTACCggcttgtccatcgttccgtagtactcacaaagagcctacacaaaaatcccctaacaataGGTATAACATTATGACTAGCAATATAGCTGAACAACTTAACAAGGCGTTGTTGGAGGGTAGGGGAGCTGCTATAGTGGAGTTGGTAACATTCATTCAGAGAATGATGACCAGGTGGTTCTGTGCGAGAAGGAAGAAGGCAGAGAAACACAGAGGTTTGGTGAGCGTGGAAGTGGACAAACAGATGACGAAGAACATGGAAACTGTTAGAGGCAGCAAGATAAATGCAGATAATAGCTGGAGCAGTCGGATTGTGGGGAAGTTTGGCAGATCAGACAAGGTAATGCTACCTGAGAGAAAGTGTAGTTGTAAGTATTTTGATAATAGGAAAATACCTTGTGGGCATGCTATGCTTGCA comes from Brassica oleracea var. oleracea cultivar TO1000 unplaced genomic scaffold, BOL UnpScaffold00810, whole genome shotgun sequence and encodes:
- the LOC106320114 gene encoding uncharacterized protein LOC106320114, whose protein sequence is MTSNIAEQLNKALLEGRGAAIVELVTFIQRMMTRWFCARRKKAEKHRGLVSVEVDKQMTKNMETVRGSKINADNSWSSRIVGKFGRSDKVMLPERKCSCKYFDNRKIPCGHAMLAADGVGVPHDTLCGHWYKTTVWRETYLGVISPQGDPRDVDIPEEVSSMILYPPNTKRQPGRRRKTRIPSTGEIHLIPS